A stretch of the Lolium perenne isolate Kyuss_39 chromosome 3, Kyuss_2.0, whole genome shotgun sequence genome encodes the following:
- the LOC127345202 gene encoding ribosomal lysine N-methyltransferase 3 — protein MDVATARRRLGAFQRWMRKHGVVCSDALCLDASEAGGVYVRAVAALREGDVVATIPRRACLTPRTSGAAAAIEAAQLGGTLALAVAVMYERARGAESPWKDYLRLIPDREPVPLVWPDDEADRLLAGTELDKTVKQDRGFLCEDWKECIEPLISSGELGVEPEDLSLEKYFAAKSLLSSRSFHIDRYHGSGMVPLADLFNHKTDGEHVHFTKSEESDSDEEEDGDGQSSADSDQEEDDDDQSNAVPDQEEDDDDQSNASAEQSTVENATAKPSGEGHNDEDLEMIIVRDADPGEEVYNTYGTMGNAALLHRYGFTEPDNPYDIVNIDLTLVTKWCSSKYSRRYAKERVALWRKLGYSGCTGEDADYFEISYDGEPQLELLILLYIISLKPDAYDKLVCIAHDLIGDDDQEDGEDTINSFVKVVRVTRPTKNSELNGVQKLTDVKKILHSESICSALASLADIRESLYGSNTLKDDKEQLRTCSPVSERNRYHSLVLRVCERKILGRLRKHVSIWSKTKKRKHL, from the exons atggacgTCGCCACCGCACG CCGCCGCCTCGGCGCCTTCCAGCGCTGGATGCGCAAGCACGGCGTCGTCTGCAGCGACGCGCTCTGCCTCGACGCCTCCGAGGCCGGCGGCGTCTACGTGCGCGCGGTCGCCGCGCTCCGGGAGGGCGACGTCGTCGCCACCATCCCGCGCCGCGCGTGCCTGACGCCGCGCACGTCGGGAGCCGCGGCGGCCATCGAGGCCGCGCAGCTCGGCGGCACCCTCGCTCTCGCCGTCGCCGTCATGTACGAGCGCGCGCGGGGTGCCGAATCGCCCTGGAAGGACTACCTCCGCCTGATCCCCGACCGTGAGCCCGTGCCGCTCGTCTGGCCCGACGACGAGGCAGACCGCCTCCTTGCCGGCACCGAGCTCGATAAG ACAGTGAAACAAGACAGGGGATTCCTTTGTGAGGACTGGAAAGAATGTATCGAGCCACTCATTTCGTCTGGAGAACTGGGGGTTGAGCCAGAGGATCTTAGCCTGGAGAAATATTTTGCTGCTAAGAGTCTTCTCTCGTCAAGGAGCTTCCATATAGATAGATATCATGGATCTGGAATGGTTCCCCTGGCTGACCT TTTTAATCACAAGACTGATGGTGAACATGTACACTTCACTAAGTCAGAGGAGTCAGactcagatgaagaagaagatggcgATGGTCAAAGCAGTGCAGACTCAGatcaagaagaagatgacgatgatcagAGCAATGCAGTCCCAGatcaagaagaagatgacgatgatcagAGCAATGCTTCTGCTGAACAGTCAACTGTAGAAAATGCCACCGCCAAGCCTTCAG GTGAGGGACATAATGATGAAGATTTGGAAATGATTATTGTGAGAGATGCCGACCCAGGGGAGGAG GTTTATAATACTTATGGTACCATGGGAAATGCGGCTTTGCTTCATCGGTATGGTTTTACAGAACCTGACAACCCATATGACATTGTCAACATCGATTTAACACTGGTCACAAAGTGGTGCTCATCCAAGTACTCCCGTCGATATGCAAAAGAAAGGGTAGCATTATGGCGGAAGCTGGGGTATTCAGGCTGCACTGGCGAAGATGCTGACTACTTTGAGATCTCATATGATGGAGAGCCCCAGCTTGAACTTTTAatcctcctttacatcatctcttTGAAACCTGATGCTTATGACAAGTTGGTCTGCATagctcatgatctgatcggcgatGATGACCAGGAAGATGGGGAGGATACTATCAATAGTTTTGTTAAGGTTGTCAGAGTAACAAGACCCACTAAAAATTCAGAGCTTAACGGGGTTCAAAAACTAACTGATGTGAAGAAAATACTGCATAGTGAGAGCATTTGCTCTGCGCTTGCATCCCTTGCTGACATTAGGGAGAGCCTCTACGGTTCCAACACATTAAAAGATGACAAGGAACAGCTGAGAACATGCTCTCCTGTCAGCGAAAGGAATCGTTATCATTCTCTGGTGCTGCGGGTGTGCGAGAGGAAGATACTTGGCAGGTTGAGGAAACATGTCTCTATTTGGTCAAAGACCAAGAAGAGGAAGCATCTCTAG
- the LOC127345203 gene encoding extradiol ring-cleavage dioxygenase gives MGQTQGRHKSHAKHATLGDDREPEPTAARRRPPSTAAMDTFFLSHGSPTLSIDETLPARHFFQSWLPAAVAGPERPRAILMVSGHWETATPAVNVIRGSNDTIYDFYGFPKSMYKLKYPAPGAPDLAMRTKELLEQGGFGPVKEDRSRGLDHGAWVPLMLMYPDADIPVCQLSVQTDRDGTYHYNLGKALAPLRNEGVLILGSGSATHNLRKIGPTHSPVAEWASEFDNWLKDALLGGRYDDVNHFQEKAPYGKMAHPQADHFYPLHVAMGAAGDESKAEQIHQSWSNATLSYSSYRFTAKN, from the exons ATGGGGCAGACACAGGGCAGGCACAAATCGCACGCGAAACACGCGACGCTGGGCGACGACCGGGAGCCAGAACCCACCGCAGCGAGGCGCCGCCCACCGAGCACCGCCGCCATGGACACCTTCTTCCTGTCGCACGGCTCGCCCACGCTCTCCATCGACGAGACGCTCCCGGCGCGGCACTTCTTCCAGTCGTGGCTGCCCGCGGCCGTCGCGGGGCCGGAGCGGCCGCGCGCCATCCTCATGGTGTCGGGCCACTGGGAGACGGCCACGCCGGCGGTCAACGTCATCCGCGGCAGCAACGACACCATCTACGACTTCTACGGCTTCCCAAAGTCCATGTACAAG CTAAAGTATCCTGCACCCGGCGCCCCTGATCTGGCCATGAGGACGAAAGAGCTCCTGGAGCAAGGCGGGTTCGGGCCTGTCAAGGAGGACCGCAGCCGCGGGCTCGACCACGGCGCGTGGGTGCCGCTGATGCTCATGTACCCGGACGCCGACATCCCGGTGTGCCAGCTCTCGGTGCAGACCGACCGCGACGGCACCTACCACTACAACCTCGGCAAGGCGCTGGCGCCCCTCAGGAACGAAGGCGTCCTCATCCTCGGCTCCGGCAGCGCCACCCACAACCTCCGCAAGATTGGGCCTACGCACTCGCCGGTGGCGGAGTGGGCCTCCGAGTTCGACAACTGGCTCAAGGACGCACTTCTCGGCGGGAG GTACGACGACGTGAACCACTTCCAGGAGAAGGCACCCTACGGAAAGATGGCTCACCCGCAGGCGGACCATTTCTACCCGCTGCACGTCGCTATGGGCGCCGCCGGGGACGAGTCCAAGGCGGAGCAGATCCACCAGAGCTGGTCCAACGCCACCCTCTCCTACTCGTCGTACCGTTTCACCGCCAAGAACTGA